The nucleotide sequence CGAGATCTTGCGCCCATTTTTCCATCAGGCCCCGCATGATTTTCTCGGCTTCGTTGAAGTTACTGGCATCGACGGCCAACGCTTTTTCGATTATCGCAGGTTTGTTGGCCTTGGAAGCAAACTGTACGGCATTCACATGCGCCATAAACAAATTCGGGTCTTCGGCCAGAGCCTCGGCGGTTTTTTCATTGCCCTGCGCGAAGTGGACATTCCCGTAAAGTTCTGCCGCCTGGTGCAGGGCCGCTACGGCCTTTTTGGATTTTGAAGATGAGGGCAGGTAGAAATCCTGCGCCGTCGTGAAACAGGTGCTGCTCAGCAGCAGGGCAAGGGCAAAGAGTGACGTTTTCATGAGTTTGAGTTTTGTGTGAAAAATTGAATTAAAGGGTATGGCTGACAGCGTTGGCTTACGCCCACTCGTTGAGCGGTACGTGGGCGGCCTGGAACTGCAACCCCAAATCCTGCGTCGCCGCCGCGCCGCTGTACACGGTACGGGCTGCTTCTGCGGGTTCCTGCCCGTTGAGCATCCGCGTGATGTCCGATACTTTGTAGCTTTCGCCGGTGAGCAGATAGTTCTTGCCATGCAGCCCAGGGGTTGTCGCGGCCCGGAAAATCCCCTCAGCCACATCGGCGACCGATACCATGGCAAACTCGACGTTTTTCGCGAACATCATCTCCACGAAAGGATTAGGGGCAATTTTGTTTTTGAACAAATACTGTATCCCCATCGAAGAAGAATCGTCACGAGCTGACAGCGAGTGTCCCGTCACGAAGGTGGGGTACACGCTCACAACCTCGAAAGCCGCGTCAGGCTGAGATTTTACGAACTTCCGCACCACCTGATCGGCGTAGTACTTGGCCTGGGCGTAGGGATGGTCGTTGGCGTCGAGGTACGGTTCATCCGCTTCGGTATATACGTCGTCGGCATACACGCCGTCGGCCGAGCGACTGGGGTCGGGTAGCGGGTAGGACGTATTGATCGAAGCGACCGAACCCACGAAAACCACTTTTTTGAGCGAAGGAGTTTCACCTGCTACTTTCAGGAAATTCTCGGTTCCCTTGATCGTCGGGTCGAGCAGGTCGCGCTGCGGGTCCTGCACGTCGAGCTGAAAGGGCGTGCCGCTGTGGACGACGATGTCGCAATCCTGCAAAAACGCGCGGAGGGCGGCTTCATCCTGCACATCCATCTGGACGATTTCGAGATGAGACGCGGCATTTTCCAGATCATGCAGGTGCGCGTACTTTTCTTTTTGGGACAAATCCCGGACGGACACCCGGACGTCGTAGCCTTCGGCCAGGAATTTTTTGGTAATGTGGCTGCCGATAAATCCAGCGCCACCGATGATGCCTGTTTTTTTCATGATGGTTTATTCTAGTGAAATAAATGATGAATATTGAGGGTAAATCCTTGATTTTAAGGGCAGTAACAGTACAAAGGTCACAGGTTGGATTTGACAGGATTTAGCTCATTTTATCAAAGGGGTGGAGCATTGTCGCACTGACTTGGTTCATTGTTGCATTTGCCTATAATCGAGCGTTTTTCACTGCGACGGTTCGTCGTTGTTGTACATTTCCCGCAGACAGACGTACTGCCCGTTGCGTTTTTCGTAGAGCGCCATGTACTTGCCCGTACGAATGGTTCCATTCGAATTCGTTACCGTGGATTTTCCGGTTTCCACTACCAGGGTTCCCTCTGCAAATACGTCGATGGTTTGGTAGGTATGGGTTTTCTTGTCGCCCATCAAGTTTTTCGTATAATGTTCGCCGATGGCTTTTTTTCCTACCAGCATGGGCGCATCATTGGCCAGCGAGATGGCATCGTCGGCGTAGTATTCCAGTAGGGCGTCGAGGTCATGGTTGGTAGCGGCCTTGCCGAAATCCGTTTCCAGGGCCTGAATCTCGGTGCGGATTTTCGCCAGATCAAACTGGCCCGTTGGTTCGGCCATGGACACCGTTTCTTTGGGGGCCGTAGTACATCCTACTAAACCAACGAGGAGGACGAAGGCGGTCGACAGCGATAGGAGTAGAGTATTTGTTCTCATATAGGTTTGGGGCTTAAACACATTGAGTCGACCCATAAATGGACAATTCCGCCAACTAAACTCATGATGGAAAGTGATCTGGACAGGCTGCTACAAAGCTCCGGGAAACGGGCAGGAAATTCTTCGTGTATTGTGTCAGAAACTTCGTGTATTGTGCCAATCCTTCGTGTATTGTGTCACGAAGACCCTTGTGCCCCTAATAGGATAGGCATGGCTGGGGTAGGCCGCTGTACTTTTTGTGCTACGGATAGCCTACGAAGTGTGTCTTTGAAGAGAAAAGGAAGTAGAAAAATCAATCGGCCAGATTGTACCGGCGCAGGACGGCCCGGAAAATCAGGCTCGAACGGTAGGGCGCGAAGATCTCATTCACCTTGGTGTCACGGGAATAGTACCCGGCATCGGCGGCTTTTCGCAGGTAGAAGAGGGAACTGTCGGCCTCCTGTAGCCCGGCATATACCACCGACCGTTGGTAGTCGTCCCAGGGACGGGAAGTGGTCAAATTGTGCAGAAAGGTGATTGCTTTCCGGCGATTGCCCGCCCGGGCTTCGCTATACATCTGTAGGGAAATCAGGCCATTATCGTCGGGATTCAAAACGATGGCCCGCTTTACTTCGGCGATGGCCTGGTCAAAGTGGCCCTGTTGCATGTGAAAATGTGATATGACCATGTGGAAGGCAGATGAATTATCGAAAAGTACCCGTCCACTTTCGATATTTTGCTTTGCCAGCTCGGGCCGGTTGGCATACACGCAATTGAGGATGTGCCCGGCCAGAATAACCGGATACAGCGGGTCGAGCGTTACGGCGCGGGTACTGTATTCGACAGCTTCATCCACCCTGCCCACCGACCGTAGCAGCAGGCTGTACCAATAATTGGACTGGGCATCGTTGGGGTTATGCTGGAGTGCGATCCTAAACGCATTTTCGGCGGCCTGCCACTGGTGGGTGGCGTGGTAAAGGCTGCCCAGTACCGCGTAGGCCGTACTGTTAGTCGGGGCGAGGCGGATGGCGGTCAGTGCGATTTGCTCCGTCAGCCGAAAGTTCTCCTGGGTTTCGGCTTCTCCCGATGTTGGCAG is from Salmonirosea aquatica and encodes:
- a CDS encoding NAD-dependent epimerase/dehydratase family protein, whose protein sequence is MKKTGIIGGAGFIGSHITKKFLAEGYDVRVSVRDLSQKEKYAHLHDLENAASHLEIVQMDVQDEAALRAFLQDCDIVVHSGTPFQLDVQDPQRDLLDPTIKGTENFLKVAGETPSLKKVVFVGSVASINTSYPLPDPSRSADGVYADDVYTEADEPYLDANDHPYAQAKYYADQVVRKFVKSQPDAAFEVVSVYPTFVTGHSLSARDDSSSMGIQYLFKNKIAPNPFVEMMFAKNVEFAMVSVADVAEGIFRAATTPGLHGKNYLLTGESYKVSDITRMLNGQEPAEAARTVYSGAAATQDLGLQFQAAHVPLNEWA
- a CDS encoding YybH family protein; amino-acid sequence: MRTNTLLLSLSTAFVLLVGLVGCTTAPKETVSMAEPTGQFDLAKIRTEIQALETDFGKAATNHDLDALLEYYADDAISLANDAPMLVGKKAIGEHYTKNLMGDKKTHTYQTIDVFAEGTLVVETGKSTVTNSNGTIRTGKYMALYEKRNGQYVCLREMYNNDEPSQ